CTGGTACCTTTATTAATTCAAGAGAGGTAAAATCAATAAGAAAaccattttgtaaataaataagaaaaagagtttgaagtataaTCTTACGTTATACTTTTAGAAGTCTTTTGTTGGGATGCTTCTGTGGGGGTCTGATTTTTTTACCCTCTTCTGGTGTTGTTTTAAGAAGCTTCTTCTGTGTAtggtttttattattaataacatCTTAATGGCTTAGGGAACGCGCCCCCACcccccaaaaataaaaaatttgtaatAAAGTTTGAGGTTTTTGGTGTGTACAAATTGATTTGTAATTAGGACCTGAatagaaaaaaagaaataaactcTATATGTagctaaaaatattattaattctCATAtactttaaattaaaatatatgaaaaagctTGAAGGAGCTAATATGGATTGACTCAATTAAAAGAACTCTCTTCCTATTATGTATTTATGATCACTAACACAAACTtagataaatttaaattaaaatatatgaaaaagctTGAAGAAGCTAATATGGATTGGCTCAATTAAATGAACTCTCATCCTATTATGTATTTATGATCACTAACATTAAACTTAGATAAATTTGAGTTGCCTACCCGCGACCCTATTGGGCCCTACCAAATGGGTTCATGCAGGCCTTATAGTGGGAGCTCACAAGGAGAGTTCACGGTTATAATTCGTATATACCCCCAAAAGTAAtcatttatataaatattcatttgCTCCCTTCAATGAGACATATCGGAGAAAAATTCGCATTTAAGTTATCAAATAAACAGTAAAAGAGTTCGAAGAATGGGGTTGTCTCAGCtatacaatatatataaatataaaaagtcAAGTGGTTACATTCTTGGGTTGGACGCAAAAATGGCTTCCAAGTCTTTGTACAACCCTTTTGATTTGGACTTTGACTTGTAATCTAAAGAGGAATCTAAAGAAGAGCTGCCACTCCTTTTTGTTCCCCACAACCCACTCCATTTGCTTTTGCTGCTTGAAGGATCTGTTGGAGCTTTGCTTCCATCTTTACTAAAGCTAGCCTTTGCCATTTCCCTTAGTTGTCTTGGCCATGCTCTCTCTGAACTGCTGCTGTTCCTATCACATGGTAAACCTGTTGTACTTGTATCCATGCATAATCCAAATACTGGGAATTTGCTCTCAAAGCTTTTCATCAGTTTCTGAGGGACGAAATATAGGAGAAACCCAACTGATGCTATTTTCAAACCTGTGAAGAACCTGTTCTCACTGGTGTCTAGTTGCTTTGTTTGTTCATACAAAGCATACCCTTCAGCACTCATTTGTGCTAAGAACCCAATCAGGAATAAAGTAAGCATGAAGATACCGATTGTTGTTGAAAGTTCCTTGTCCAACAGAACGAAACAAGTAGCAAACATGGCCACTTCGCATGAAAGAGAGATGATCTCAACTAACTGTACCTTTTTCTTTATGAAAGGCTTCTTCAGAACAAGGAAGAATAGCTGAAAAGAGGTAAGGCATAGCAAGATAATTATTGGAGTCTTAGATGAGGTGTTATTATTATTCAAGTAGGCACCTGCTAAAATTCCCAGTGTAGCTCTTCTTGCAGATTCTAACATGGTGTAGTATATTCTGAGTATTCCAAACAATTTCTGAATAAAAGGTGCTTCAGCATCTTCTGTTTCATCATCTGAAGCAATGATAGGACCACCTTGCCTGCTGAGATTGCTACCGGATATTTGTGAGACCATATATTTCGGAGGACCTCTTAAATCTTCGAATAGAGGGCCAAACATGGTTAGATAAACAGAGTTGGCTTCATTTTTCCAAGTCCACTGGCCTCTTTTCCCAGGACCAAGAGTCACTCGGATGAGTTCTTGATACCAGTGAAATTGCTGACCTTCTCGATGGACTTCCTTGTATTGAAGCAGCTTTCCAAATGTAATTCCAACCGACAGGAACAAGAATAATGACAGCAGTAGGAAAGCCACAACACCAAGTAACAAAATGCCAACTACAACTCCTGATGGTGTTCCTCCTTTAATCATAAAAGTTCACAAAATGAGCGACTAAGATAACCAATATGTAAATATGTCATGAATTCACTTTAGTTTTGATGCAAATCAGTACTGCTTCCTACAGGATTTGGTATTAGGAAACAAGATTCAATGTAAAGGATAGCAAATATAAAGCTATGTAGCAGTGGAGGGGAAGTTTTTAATTAAGATACCTGCAACTAGAGCAGCAGCAGCCTGGCAGATACAAGGTAGTGCAACAATTACGAGAAATATCTCGAATCTAGGAAATATGAGTGCTCCATAACTCCCCTGCTTTTCGGAATCTCTCTTCTTGTATTTGAGAATGAAAAAGAGAAAAGCATGCAACAGTATCAAACTACCACCAATTACAGCTAACCAGAACATTCTTCTATCAAAGTTCCTCCACCTGCTCAGATGAGATAAACAGGATATATTATCAATATGTGATCAATCACAGATGCAAGGCACGGATTGTTTAATTAAGCACATATATCCATAATCAGCAAAGTAGTTTTTGAGATGTTCTTTCAGCAAGATCCATTTAGAAAGTGAAGAATTTGTTCGATACACTACAGAAAAAATGCTAACCAACTTACCCATTTGAATGCAGTCCATCCGAAATATATTCTGCTTCTGGTATAATGCTTTGGCTCTGCTCAATTAAATGCACATCTGTTACTTGAAGGTGTTCTTGTAACCTATGATATTTTATAATGAGAAAAAACAGTGATTTCTGACCTCAAAAAATGATCTGTACTCTACTGGAGTAAGTGGTGAACCATATACTGCAGCTGCTATTTTGTTCAGTTGAAAACTACGGGAGATTACCCTATCATAAGTTCGGGAAAGGAAAGAATTTGAAGTTCCAGTGGGGCTTGAACCCATCATGACTGGCTGAACATGCCCAGTTTCCCATGGGAGACTAAAATAAGGAATGCTCCACTCTATACTCCTTGCAAATTCATAATATTCCACCGGCAATGTTACTGGTAACCACCTAGACAGTGCAAAAATCTGAATGTGGCATGCACTTCTCtgtaaaaaagaaaaacataagaATAAAATTGTTGGTAACATTTTTTTACATATACTTTTTAACTTGCTAATTATGAGAGAGCATCAATATTCTACTCCACAATCCATACATGAAATTTTTTGTTGGTCTAGAACTCATgaagcttaataaattaataaatgacaGATTAAAAACATGGGGAAATGTTTGTTGGCATGAAATCTTATGTATAGTTAAGGAAAATAGTAGGAAAAGTACCCATGTCTGTATGGTCCTTCTAGTATGGCACATAGAGTTATGCATCATGGTTTCATGGCGAGTTATGAGGCGTGGAGATGAATAAGAAAAAGCTGAGAAGTGTGAGGTATCTTACAAAGAGAATCCTTGTAGGGTCAGAAGACAAAGATGAAGATGGTCTTGAAAATGCCCCAACCGATTGAAGGCTTGCAGTTGACATGGTCAGAAGCCCCGCAGTGAAACAGGTCAGCAAAAATATGGCAGTtacaaatatggacatcacagAAGAAATTACGGGTATAGTATCTGCATAAAGTTTGTGTAACAGACATTAGATTAGAGAGACAAAAAATGGTCAGCAGCCACAACAACCTCACGAATGTAAAATTTTCAGACCGAATGAATTAGTAACAAGAAAAGATTGAGTGGAAAAAAATCCTTACAGTGCCTGACTCGAAGAACATTAGATGCCAAATTTTTATTTCCAGCAACATCCCCAGTTACATTCTCAGGGACACTGACAGAAACAACATCATCATCTGCTTGTATTGCTGCTGCATATATGCTTCTACTAATTTCATGGAAGCTGGAACGCGTTCAAAGCAAGGAAAATAAGTTAGTCCATTGctgataaataatatattttcaatCTTATTTTCCTTCAATAACATGTAAGCTGAGAGCACAAGTACATATTTATTGAATTTAAGTTTCTTTCTAAGCTGTTCCTTATTTTCCTACATAAACCAGTGCATAAAGGTCTGTAATTTCTTGCCTCTGCAATCGACCTCCGGAGATGGATATCAATGATGAATTAAATCCAAAAACAGGCTTCATGAACTTTATCGAAATTGGTATGTTGTCTTCTCGTGTCCTCATACGACATGTTGTGCTTAATCTCACAGCAGTCCTCTGAGAATCTAGAGATTACATCTATATCCATATCAGTAGGCAGTTGTACATCTAATTAATAATATCATCCACAGTTAATGTTAATTAACTCCATGAAATATAGAAAAACTCTCCTTAATGAAGAGAAATGTGGAAACACTCAAAAGTAAAAGTTCATCCTCTATGAAATATGAAATCTCTTTATCATTTGCTTTAGAATTGTAACATGTACCATAAAGGAAAGTAACAGGTGCAACTGGAGAAACCGGAGTCCCTTGTCTGCTTATTGTAGAGTTTGCATCGAAGCTTATTGTTATTATAGCAATATTGGATATTTTAGCAACCTGAACAGAAACAatgaaattaaaaacaaaaaggcAAAACATGAATCTACATTAATGAAGAGTCAAAAAGACAATTAGGTAAGTGAGGTAACTTTAGAACTGACTTACTAACCATAAAGCCGAATCTGCGATTCCCGTGGTTTTCTCCCGTAATAGGAAGAAGTGTACCCTTACTAATGCTCAGAGAACTTAGAATCTCTGTTGATGAATTGAGAATAGGAGCTGAGAAGTATAGGTAAACCTTAAGGTTATTATAATTATTAGTTGCCTGAATTGTTCTAGTTTCACTTCTTAGTTGAAGCAATTTCTCAGGAACATGAGCCCTCAGATCAACAAATACATTTCTTTGATCTGCGAAATATGACCAGCCATAAGCATGAAGTTGGAAGTTGGAAGTTAGAAGTTAGAAAATATAAACAATTTAGGA
This window of the Gossypium arboreum isolate Shixiya-1 chromosome 12, ASM2569848v2, whole genome shotgun sequence genome carries:
- the LOC108479303 gene encoding uncharacterized protein LOC108479303 isoform X1, which codes for MGFFNMSCLILLSLVFSVLSFKGNCDDSQFTLKFLKAPHPFSHLNSAKFVFQVLGAANVTCSDCSITCKLDDSSASDCGGRKILYSGLQDGNHSFGVCVNGSQGAACTSYNWTVDTVPPTAYINSSTPFTNALNVSVNISFTESCSGGGGFRCSSVNDCNLLVYGAGQVVPSSLTVVEPNLKYLLLVSISSASRYGRLVLVMDTNFCTDAAGNPFARSQNSSFYVHYDQRNVFVDLRAHVPEKLLQLRSETRTIQATNNYNNLKVYLYFSAPILNSSTEILSSLSISKGTLLPITGENHGNRRFGFMVAKISNIAIITISFDANSTISRQGTPVSPVAPVTFLYDSQRTAVRLSTTCRMRTREDNIPISIKFMKPVFGFNSSLISISGGRLQSFHEISRSIYAAAIQADDDVVSVSVPENVTGDVAGNKNLASNVLRVRHYTIPVISSVMSIFVTAIFLLTCFTAGLLTMSTASLQSVGAFSRPSSSLSSDPTRILFRSACHIQIFALSRWLPVTLPVEYYEFARSIEWSIPYFSLPWETGHVQPVMMGSSPTGTSNSFLSRTYDRVISRSFQLNKIAAAVYGSPLTPVEYRSFFESQSIIPEAEYISDGLHSNGWRNFDRRMFWLAVIGGSLILLHAFLFFILKYKKRDSEKQGSYGALIFPRFEIFLVIVALPCICQAAAALVAGGTPSGVVVGILLLGVVAFLLLSLFLFLSVGITFGKLLQYKEVHREGQQFHWYQELIRVTLGPGKRGQWTWKNEANSVYLTMFGPLFEDLRGPPKYMVSQISGSNLSRQGGPIIASDDETEDAEAPFIQKLFGILRIYYTMLESARRATLGILAGAYLNNNNTSSKTPIIILLCLTSFQLFFLVLKKPFIKKKVQLVEIISLSCEVAMFATCFVLLDKELSTTIGIFMLTLFLIGFLAQMSAEGYALYEQTKQLDTSENRFFTGLKIASVGFLLYFVPQKLMKSFESKFPVFGLCMDTSTTGLPCDRNSSSSERAWPRQLREMAKASFSKDGSKAPTDPSSSKSKWSGLWGTKRSGSSSLDSSLDYKSKSKSKGLYKDLEAIFASNPRM
- the LOC108479303 gene encoding uncharacterized protein LOC108479303 isoform X2; protein product: MDTNFCTDAAGNPFARSQNSSFYVHYDQRNVFVDLRAHVPEKLLQLRSETRTIQATNNYNNLKVYLYFSAPILNSSTEILSSLSISKGTLLPITGENHGNRRFGFMVAKISNIAIITISFDANSTISRQGTPVSPVAPVTFLYDSQRTAVRLSTTCRMRTREDNIPISIKFMKPVFGFNSSLISISGGRLQSFHEISRSIYAAAIQADDDVVSVSVPENVTGDVAGNKNLASNVLRVRHYTIPVISSVMSIFVTAIFLLTCFTAGLLTMSTASLQSVGAFSRPSSSLSSDPTRILFRSACHIQIFALSRWLPVTLPVEYYEFARSIEWSIPYFSLPWETGHVQPVMMGSSPTGTSNSFLSRTYDRVISRSFQLNKIAAAVYGSPLTPVEYRSFFESQSIIPEAEYISDGLHSNGWRNFDRRMFWLAVIGGSLILLHAFLFFILKYKKRDSEKQGSYGALIFPRFEIFLVIVALPCICQAAAALVAGGTPSGVVVGILLLGVVAFLLLSLFLFLSVGITFGKLLQYKEVHREGQQFHWYQELIRVTLGPGKRGQWTWKNEANSVYLTMFGPLFEDLRGPPKYMVSQISGSNLSRQGGPIIASDDETEDAEAPFIQKLFGILRIYYTMLESARRATLGILAGAYLNNNNTSSKTPIIILLCLTSFQLFFLVLKKPFIKKKVQLVEIISLSCEVAMFATCFVLLDKELSTTIGIFMLTLFLIGFLAQMSAEGYALYEQTKQLDTSENRFFTGLKIASVGFLLYFVPQKLMKSFESKFPVFGLCMDTSTTGLPCDRNSSSSERAWPRQLREMAKASFSKDGSKAPTDPSSSKSKWSGLWGTKRSGSSSLDSSLDYKSKSKSKGLYKDLEAIFASNPRM